The DNA window GGAGGAAGTATCCTGGACCATTTCCGTCACTTCAGGCACTCCGGTGATGCATGCCTGTTGGGTGCTGCTGGTTCAGGGGGGTGTTTTGGACGCGCGGCTGATCCAGTCCTCTCGGGAAGAGGGTGTGAAAGTTATCAGTTTCTCCCTGGACGATTTTCCCACCATCACTACTCCACGTCAAAACAAGGTTCTCCTCACCCTGGCCGAAAGGGAGAACAAAGTACTTCGGGGCAGGCTTGGAAAAGGCTGGGAGGAGCTGATCGGAGAAGACCCCTCAGTGCTTGAGGCCAAAAAGAAACTGACCCTGTACTCGGAATATGATCTGCCGGTCTTCATTCACGGGGAAAGTGGTACAGGCAAGGAAGTGGCCGCCAATCTGCTCCATATTAATAGTCCGCGCAGGAATGGCCCCTTCATCGCGGTGAACTGCGGAACCATCTCCGAGACTCTGTTCGAAAGCGAATTCTTCGGCCATAAAAAGGGCTCCTTCACAGGATCATCGACGGACCGGGACGGTTTTTTCGTGCAGGCTGACAAGGGCACCATCTTTCTGGATGAGATCGGTGACTTGGCCCCGTCCAACCAAGTGAAATTCCTGCGGGTGCTGGATCAGATGACTATCCGTCCTTTGGGGGGAAAGGAAAGGAAGGTGGATGTCCGGATCGTCACAGCCAGCCATCGCGATCTGGAGGAAATGAAGAACACTGGGAGCTTCCGCGAGGACCTGTATTACCGGCTGGTGCAACTGGAGGTTGGTCTCCCACCCCTAAGGGACAGAGGCGCCGACATCATTCTGCTGGCCCGACATTTCCTAGATGCTTACGGCAGCCGATACAAGAGAAGCAAAGCATTTTCCCCCGCCGGAGAGAAAAAACTATTGGAACACAAATATCCCGGTAATGTGAGGGAACTGCAAAAAATCGTCAGGCTCGCTTACATCAATTCCACTGGAGACACCATAGGACCGGAGGATATTCTACTGCCTGCTACTGCCGGAAGAGAACTGAAAGTGGAAATTCCGGAAAAAGGGATTGACTTGATGAATGAGGTGATACCCGCTTATATGAGGGCCGCGCTGGCCAAGACGGGGGACAACGCAGCAGCGGCGGCCAGGTTGCTGGGCATGAAGCCGCACACATTCCGGGCAAGACTGAGGAAGCTGATAGAAAAAGTAAAATAAGTTACCGCACAAAGTAATTTATATTACGATTATCCTGGAGTAGCATACGGACGGTATTCTGTAACATTTTGTAGGGCAATGAGATGGAAATTGATTTGACAATGGCTTTGGTTCTGCTTAATATATAGGCAAACAATGAATATTTGGAGGAAATGACATGTTAGTGGACAGAGAGACTAGAAAGAGGGACGGCGGCAGCAGACCGGTTTCGGAGCCGGAATTGAGGCCCGGAGAGAACGTTCGGGCAGCCGGCGAGGCAGGCCCGCTGAACGGGCTTAGCCAAAGCCAGAGACAATTGAAGGCGTTAAGGAGAGCCTCATGAAAAAGAAGATTCTCACAATTATCTTTACCGGCATCCTGACTGTGGCATTTAAGGTGGCTGAGGCCGCCATCAAAGACTGGGTGAACAAGAAATATTAAGGAGACTCATAATGGGCAGAAAGATCTTGAAAGACTTCCTGATCGTGGCTGTGGGCTTCGGTCTGAAGGTCCTGAAAGACCTTCTGGAAAAAGAGATCGGAAAGCGCGTCAAGAGCTGACCGATCCATCCGGAACGCCAGTTACACCGGGGTTATCCTGGATGAAACCGGGTCAATGACCACCCGGGCAAAGCGTCCGCTTCGAGGCTTAAGCAGGACCAGAAGGAGAGAAGCATGAAAAAAACGCAAGGCCACAACCGCATGATCAAAAAAATGTTGGCTACACTAACAGCCTTGGTAGCGCTTGCCCTGCTGCGTCGCTGGCTG is part of the Candidatus Cloacimonadota bacterium genome and encodes:
- a CDS encoding sigma 54-interacting transcriptional regulator; this encodes MKKILLTFAGNTDCKNIETGEGPILDILKELYFDKLYILYDQVRYVRCASKIKQFCEKKYPGLVVCYQVAMVANPTDYNLVYPAMVGAVKNILREEQGEEVSWTISVTSGTPVMHACWVLLVQGGVLDARLIQSSREEGVKVISFSLDDFPTITTPRQNKVLLTLAERENKVLRGRLGKGWEELIGEDPSVLEAKKKLTLYSEYDLPVFIHGESGTGKEVAANLLHINSPRRNGPFIAVNCGTISETLFESEFFGHKKGSFTGSSTDRDGFFVQADKGTIFLDEIGDLAPSNQVKFLRVLDQMTIRPLGGKERKVDVRIVTASHRDLEEMKNTGSFREDLYYRLVQLEVGLPPLRDRGADIILLARHFLDAYGSRYKRSKAFSPAGEKKLLEHKYPGNVRELQKIVRLAYINSTGDTIGPEDILLPATAGRELKVEIPEKGIDLMNEVIPAYMRAALAKTGDNAAAAARLLGMKPHTFRARLRKLIEKVK